One Ostrinia nubilalis chromosome 6, ilOstNubi1.1, whole genome shotgun sequence genomic region harbors:
- the LOC135072784 gene encoding uncharacterized protein LOC135072784, which produces MNKSLSESNLNVSPPRDLNITPPNYVSNRAAKKRKEDHSPPMHTDTQHEPGNNDISALREEMREMFATLLATQRQEFEKINPTLKQIQDTNIKIESSIEFLSRQNLELQKRIETLELQKKEDAKHITALEDKIENMLKHSRKANFEIKNVPKKEKETKEDLIKMVTCLSSSVGAALTKSDVADIYRVRGKKDNVVNTPIVVETTSTTLKSELLQSCKTYNIRNKTKLRAKHLGFVTQEETPIFVSEQLTPKASRLYFLARDLVKSTTFTFCWTAYGNVYVRRDENSPIITITSEAQIKQLFQIK; this is translated from the coding sequence ATGAATAAGTCATTATCCGAATCAAACTTAAATGTATCGCCTCCGCGCGATTTAAATATAACCCCACCGAACTACGTCTCCAACCGTGCTGCTAAGAAGAGAAAGGAAGACCACAGCCCTCCAATGCACACGGACACTCAGCACGAGCCCGGGAATAACGACATTTCTGCACTTAGAGAAGAAATGAGGGAAATGTTCGCAACACTTCTTGCTACCCAGCGGCAGGAATTCGAAAAGATCAATCCCACTCTAAAACAAATCCAGGACACTAACATAAAGATAGAAAGCTCGATTGAATTCCTGTCCAGACAAAATCTAGAACTACAAAAAAGAATTGAAACCTTAGAACTACAAAAAAAGGAGGACGCCAAACACATCACGGCCCTCGAGGACAAAATCGAAAACATGCTAAAACACTCAAGAAAAGCTAATTTTGAAATTAAGAATGTGCCGaagaaagagaaagaaacaaaagaagacttAATCAAGATGGTGACCTGCTTGTCCTCCTCAGTGGGCGCTGCCCTTACCAAATCCGACGTGGCCGACATCTACAGAGTACGTGGCAAAAAAGACAATGTAGTTAATACCCCTATTGTTGTTGAAACAACGTCCACTACCCTGAAGAGTGAATTACTACAGAGCTGCAAGACCTATAACATCCGCAACAAAACCAAACTTCGGGCGAAACACCTTGGATTCGTCACACAAGAAGAGACCCCCATATTTGTCTCGGAGCAATTGACCCCAAAGGCCTCACGCTTGTATTTTCTAGCGCGGGACCTTGTGAAATCAACGACGTTCACTTTCTGCTGGACCGCCTACGGAAATGTATACGTTAGAAGAGATGAGAATTCCCCAATAATTACCATAACGAGCGAAGCTCAAATCAAACAACTTTTCCAAATTAAATGA